TAAGCGGCGCGGCCACCATAATGATCTTCGCACGAGTGAAGTCGGCATTAGGGAAAGCCGCATACATGTCTTGAGGCATGGAAATATAAGCCGAAATCGGCACCCCAAAGACCGTCGAATCTAGGAAGGACTGCACATCATTAACACCGAACACATAGTTCGGGGTGTGGTAATTCTGCTCTACGGTCAGTCCTAATCCACCGGCTGAGGTGCCGGTGCGGTTAAAACTGCGAAGCACGTGGAACAGACCAATAAACATGGGGATTTGAGCCAGCATAGGCAAGCATCCCAAAAGCGGATTCACGCCCATCTCCTTCTGGAGTTTGCGTGATTCCTCCATCATCTTCTGCTGGTCGTTCTTGTACTTCGCCCGAATTTCCTGCATCCGAGGCTGCATTTCCTGCATTTTCCGGCTGGACCGCATTTGGTTGACCATCGGTTTATAAAGCAGGATGCGCAGGGTAAAGGTCAGTAGCACAATTGCCAGGATCCAGGACACTCCAGAATCCTCACCGAAGGCATAACCTGCCACCTTGTGCCAAAACCACAGCACCGCTGAGATCGGGTAATAGATAAAATTGAGCACCTAAAAGCTCCTTGAACATGTGTGTACGCGGACAACCCCTTTAAGGCACAGGATCATATCCTCCAGGGTGCCACGGTCCGCACTTTACTATCCGAACCAGTGTCAACAATGTTCCCTTCAAAGCACCGTGACGTTTGAGCGCAATGAGGGAATATGCGCTACAGGTTGGTTCAAACCTACAGGTAGGTCCCATCTTAAGGGGTGATAGCCAGTTCTGGTAAAACCGGACTGCCCCCACTAACACTCGGGTCCATCCCCGCAATTCGGGTTCTTCAACATCATGTCCGTGCTGACACATCTTTTCACCTTGTTTCCTGTCGAGCCAAGGCTTTCTTCTGCGCTGTCATTAAACTTCGCTGCACATCTTTTGACAGTTGCAAAGAAGTGGCTTCAGCAGAGACAGGTAGGGCTCTAATGACAACATCCGCACCGCGCGGCAATGCAGGTGCCAGGTCAGCACAAATATGACGTAACCGCCGGGAGGTACGATGACGAATCACCGCATTCCCGACGGCTTTAGAAACGATCAACCCGAAACGAGGTCCGTTTTCACAGGCAACCTCGTCTCTTGTCCGATCCCGAAAATGCACCACTACCGTCCGTGAACCAACCCGTTGCCCTCCTTTGATAGTTCTCGTGAACTGCGCTGGAGAGGTGAGCTTGTTTTCACGTGGAAGCACGCTACATGTCCCTCCGGGATCTTTGGACGAAAACTACGCGGTTAGCTTGGCGCGCCCTTTACGGCGGCGAGCCGAAACGATAGCGCGCCCAGCACGGGTACGCATCCGAGTACGGAAGCCATGCACGCGAGCACGGCGACGGTTATTGGGCTGATAGGTCCGCTTCCCCTTAGCCACGATATTTCTCCTCTTATAGCTCTATTAACAGCAGCTGTCGGACGCGGTGATGCGAACACATGCATCGCCCCGCCCACCGGGATTTACAGCCACCCACATGGTTTTTCGTTGAGATCCGCAAATCTAGTCTGAACTCACCTCAACCGAAGAAGCAGCAGATGTTGCTTCTCTAGCAGTGATGGCCCGGAACTTCCTACCAGATTGCTCTCACGCATGTCTTGGAACTGACATGACAGACGGGTCAAGCGTACGCGAAAGCCGGGTTAAGGAACAAATCGACACACCCTCAGACGACGGGGGTATTCAACAGTACCCCTGAAATTACAACTTTGTACTTTTAACCAGGTCAAGGACCCTACACCCAGTAAATTTCGCCCTCAACTGCACAACCCTAGGCTGCCTCCACCCTCATTCTCCGTCCCACCGGGATTAAGCCCTACCGCCATCGCACTAACGGTTCGACACCACCAAGAGCACCCGAGTAACTATGAATAGTGAGCTTTTTGTTCACACCTTGTGAAAGGTCGAACTTGTGGAAAACTCTCGACTAAAAGTTGAGACTTTTCCTCAAGTTTCCTAAAACGGCAGGTCACAGGCCAAGGAAACCTGAAAGAAGTTTTCCACAACCGATGCGCTAGGCTGTGGATAGTTTTCTCACAGAGCCGTTTT
This genomic interval from Corynebacterium poyangense contains the following:
- the yidC gene encoding membrane protein insertase YidC, with the translated sequence MLNFIYYPISAVLWFWHKVAGYAFGEDSGVSWILAIVLLTFTLRILLYKPMVNQMRSSRKMQEMQPRMQEIRAKYKNDQQKMMEESRKLQKEMGVNPLLGCLPMLAQIPMFIGLFHVLRSFNRTGTSAGGLGLTVEQNYHTPNYVFGVNDVQSFLDSTVFGVPISAYISMPQDMYAAFPNADFTRAKIIMVAAPLIAVIALATHFNARMSLSRQKERLASGKANAPANDQAAMQMQMMNKMMLWFMPATILFTGAIWHIGLLFYMVANNIWTFFQQRVVFAKMDAEEEAEEAAKREAKRTLAPKPGVKPNNPKKKKKKNR
- the yidD gene encoding membrane protein insertion efficiency factor YidD — translated: MCQHGHDVEEPELRGWTRVLVGAVRFYQNWLSPLKMGPTCRFEPTCSAYSLIALKRHGALKGTLLTLVRIVKCGPWHPGGYDPVP
- the rnpA gene encoding ribonuclease P protein component, encoding MLPRENKLTSPAQFTRTIKGGQRVGSRTVVVHFRDRTRDEVACENGPRFGLIVSKAVGNAVIRHRTSRRLRHICADLAPALPRGADVVIRALPVSAEATSLQLSKDVQRSLMTAQKKALARQETR
- the rpmH gene encoding 50S ribosomal protein L34, which encodes MAKGKRTYQPNNRRRARVHGFRTRMRTRAGRAIVSARRRKGRAKLTA